In Mytilus trossulus isolate FHL-02 chromosome 6, PNRI_Mtr1.1.1.hap1, whole genome shotgun sequence, a single window of DNA contains:
- the LOC134720784 gene encoding tetratricopeptide repeat protein 5-like, producing MEKAKEAVDNLYSYRDHYFEKFPLEKAIDKNDDVKKEMTKTVQVLEGLKDEITNKAIYHMLRGRALNVLPTFDPLAEEALSKAVKLDPKLVDAWNELGESYWKKGEVPAAKNCFVGALGHVKNKVSLRNLSMVLKQLSGSPSDKLKMIEESVEKAKDAVQLDIHDGTSWLVLGNAYLSFFFAAGQNPKSLKQSMSAYLQAEKDSVAKNNPDLYFNRSVAFKYEEDYQAAVDGFSMASKLDPTWTEPGEHEKNLMSYLTNLRDLTEKKGKIKDKKIKALVQTIKDVDLGPYAGGKYTGPSGKTINLVQCKFCDLKPQLNAEKVILGKVVCTVQSYEPVPFSFCMVDDDEQCLPVNVYNLSQGSGVKIGDSVAIPEPYLQTIKVSHKDVNLNFNSIRVNSPLVLVVNGKKLGIDKQAPSVLAVSAVSQ from the exons ATGGAAAAGGCAAAG GAGGCAGTTGATAATTTGTACAGCTATAGAGAccattattttgaaaagtttccaCTTGAAAAAGCCATTGATAAGAATGatgatgtaaaaaaagaaatgaccaAAACAGTTCAAGTATTAGAAGGTTTAAAgg ATGAGATTACAAATAAAGCTATTTATCATATGTTGAGAGGGAGAGCACTAAATGTTTTACCAACCTTTGACCCCTTAGCAGAGGAAGCCTTGTCAAAGGCAGTCAAGTTAGATCCAAAGTTAGTTGATGCCTGGAATGAATTAGGAGAAAGTTATTGGAAGAAGGGAGAAGTGCCTGCTGCTAAAAATTGCTTTGTTGGAGCACTTGGACAT GTGAAAAACAAGGTATCATTAAGGAATTTATCAATGGTTCTGAAACAGTTGAGTGGTAGTCCTTCAGACAAACTTAAGATGATCGAAGAAAGTGTGGAGAAAGCTAAAGACGCTGTACAACTAGACATACATGATGGGACCTCATGGT tggTACTGGGTAATGCTTACCTATCATTTTTCTTTGCTGCAGGACAGAATCCAAAGTCTTTGAAACAAAGTATGAGTGCTTACTTACAAGCA GAGAAAGATTCTGTTGCCAAAAATAATCCTGATCTCTATTTTAACAGATCTGTG GCCTTCAAGTATGAAGAAGATTACCAGGCAGCTGTAGATGGTTTCTCTATGGCATCAAAATTAGACCCGACATGGACAGAGCCTGGAGAGCATGAGAAAAATCTCATGTCATATCTCACAAACCTTAGAGATCTCACAGAAAAGAAG GGAAAGATTAAAGACAAGAAGATAAAAGCTTTAGTTCAGACCATAAAGGATGTTGACTTGGGTCCTTACGCTGGTGGAAAGTACACAGGGCCTTCAGGAAAGACCATCAATCTTGTACAATGTAAATTCTGTGACCTGAAACCACAGTTAAACGCAGAGAAAGTGATCTTAGGGAAAGTTGTATGTACTGTTCAGTCATATGAACCAGTGCCATT CTCTTTCTGTATGGTTGATGATGATGAACAGTGCTTACCTGTCAATGTATATAACTTATCACAAGGTAGTGGGGTCAAGATCGGGGACTCTGTTGCCATACCAGAACCATATCTACAGACCATCAAAGTCTCACATAAAGATGTG aatttaaacTTCAATAGTATAAGAGTAAATTCACCATTAGTATTAGTTGTTAATGGGAAGAAACTTGGAATAGACAAGCAGGCACCATCTGTGTTAGCAGTTAGTGCTGTTAGCCAATGA